One genomic region from Saprospiraceae bacterium encodes:
- a CDS encoding T9SS type A sorting domain-containing protein, with protein MFKLESATRTISAISLLAISILVLYSSRKSNPAPLSAETRNSAILQINCPPSDTVSCLGEVKPPFTTIQEFVDDGGVVTSDCNLSTLIFDGVFMTTRCLFTRTYIITDDCGGMSDCDQTIKVNDVTSPSIVCPGEDLLCSDPLPTAYTSYNQFFTQVTALGGSISDNCGIDTASFLFSGQITSFSVNRPKCLNTIEFNYIIKDSCGNGSFCRQPFTFRDNIKPTFIPARDTTLYLDAACFADTSANALGMISNLSDNCGIDSMWYNDRKVASCNIAAGTLQRIWKVRDNCGNIAVDTQFVQILDTIRPTIMGPRDTALMCAGNIPLPNPNLIIGTDNCSALLIKTFAKDSVSDSTCLNKKTIIRIYKASDQCLNETTFRQTIIIKDTVPPNMVCPPALGLTCDSAIPSPDPASVTATDNCDGSLLAVFQKDSVGIATCVNNKTVFRIFTATDTCRNTARCVQILSVKDTVPPILTCPVNLTISCASATPAPNPGSVTRSDNCTGTVVVSFAKDSITNQLCSNKKLIHRIYTGTDECLNMSRCIQVININDTIAPLITCPAGLSVECMSEIPVVDIATVTASDNCGATPTISLQKDSIVNQSCVNKKDIYRLYQAVDSCFNLVRCLQIIHVNDTTPPTLIGESNTVTLDCNVSFEVEIPTATDNCNESVPVITSTTTIDSLCPGTYKIVWSFIATDSCNNSVSRSDTLSYLDETPPTIMCPSNKQIECTENPYSALDSFFLAGGFVEDLCGLDSSSFEMSDEQIAIVDGLIQITRTYSITDLCGLTASCQQILTTPGCFTDLALKKYVNAQTPYFVQPGDQVPICVVIYNQGLVAVDSIKLIEYFPSKATHVLSDGWIDNGNGTACRYLSQENGLIPMGGFLPGDTILFCFDIQLGLDVTLPESINRIEINEVRNLSGNPLPDIDSTPDDDPNNDSGGVPNSPDDDKIDGDSRLGEDEDDSDPTVIYVCFPLNCLAQANVSFDALGLMGEAGEAGTCTHCLEASEILKGRLLPNEFYEIEIFNSFGTQLPSNCIGREYLGQRLTYSVSAPGCSKNKNSCWGYITMEDKSPPVLDCSDQFIYCNQITSLPTLPNAPDNCSGAVPVITNKSEWIDYGCDSVYYGVVVRTISATDTWNNRSTCEKKYYIRKINLDSVICPQDVVLDCTFNSITAASTIHPNRTGTPTYQGVNLWPSGPACHLFIDYTDQRTNLCGKGIEIFRTWIIGDHCTGRERKCSQIIKVTDLTPPVVFGLNRHQVLTADPHDCIGLLNLPALSVSDCNNTTQSFVYTYINPENPNISETQSGALPAKIKIHIGLNNKVKILIKDECTLFTQDSILVDVYDRTPPTPLCLEYTQVTLDPDGCWAQVAASSLDVGSHDNCCQQLHFAAAFMDDIDKAKTDYLAKLESDCGKTEYWNNKDWYDKYIDDWINCYVFKDTIHLGECGTRRVVLRVYEACDLPLYDPHVFPCSPHAWFCYNTSWNYRIQFNKNFNKKDSNKDCGFTAPWGCKSILTDSINASTVHALGYYQSFPLDRNCNFLFGSYPDSIICRPKLYNDCMIEVLADDKTAPACESLEDIEIFCDMVPYNKYNQAWSACPTNETYASWPLDIKRSGDPKIYGYYGGSIISNHDDHNSLSPGCGYSNKEGDWAPIYCRKWLELDTFDTGRKVDTSLFSRPVIVDKKHLRRALMSNEFYIKDNCIVDSLTYKDDGSVNTCGEGWLLRTWRIKDKCGNITYCSQKIIVKHRSDFEVLFPADKVIDCTNANQTGPDQAGRPVIMDDDCEQVGVEFKDDTFEVADDACYKIIRTWTLIDACIYESSAHVKYPDVIVDDRRRADEANDGSDRYCVFRNLKDNGDGFMRYVQIIKVIDTIAPKLTCKDTTICFDGANCSAIVNLPLKATDNCATTIWFDIKIDKDANGTIDGILTHVDHLSGSFSPGKYAIEVKGYDHCSNVGTCTFTMTIKDCKAPTPYCINGVATVIMPSSGTIEVWASDLNLSSSDNCTQANKLLYSFNPEGTLKSQLFKCTDLINGRSATVSVDIWVIDEAGNKDVCKTYILLQDNGNPGICPDNESVPLLINLSGRLATEDGETIENTDLVLSPVKSGIPLKVNSADGQFHIPGVPNTTGVILAPHKDNDPMNGVSTLDLILIEKHIKGEQLLNSPFKMVAADVNRSGDIDIIDLVELRKLILGLYDKLPSSESWRFIPKNYTFKDLQHPFDYPMSMNIINEPDDLAADFTGLKVGDVNSTALAHRWMGTEIRSEGPGLILQAKNSLVKKGDFIDLVITSPNFRGISGLQGTLHTPGLQFISLAAGDLDLSESNIGHLNEDLLTISWHHLRSVDLPGDGALFTLRFKATQDLNLSEMIWIGSDHTRAESYQGIGEIQNLSLEFTDPSGTLLTKASNLLQNYPNPFNSQTTIGLRLESETKGVLSLFDINGRVIKRIEKTWTKGYQEIMIKDQEVHAPGIYFYQFESNIFTERRKMIFKP; from the coding sequence ATGTTTAAACTTGAATCAGCGACACGAACTATTTCAGCAATTAGTCTTTTAGCTATTTCCATATTAGTATTATACTCGAGCAGAAAGAGCAATCCTGCACCTCTCAGTGCAGAAACCAGAAATAGTGCTATTCTTCAAATCAATTGCCCTCCAAGTGATACTGTGAGCTGCCTGGGCGAGGTGAAACCACCATTTACTACTATACAGGAGTTCGTAGATGATGGTGGTGTGGTAACTTCAGATTGCAATCTTAGCACACTAATTTTTGATGGGGTGTTCATGACGACTCGTTGTTTGTTTACCAGAACCTATATTATAACTGATGATTGTGGTGGAATGTCAGATTGCGATCAGACCATCAAAGTCAATGATGTCACCAGCCCATCGATCGTTTGTCCTGGAGAAGACTTGTTATGTAGTGATCCATTGCCTACTGCATATACATCTTATAATCAATTCTTCACACAAGTGACTGCTTTAGGCGGGTCGATATCTGACAATTGTGGTATCGATACTGCTTCTTTTTTATTTTCTGGACAAATTACCTCCTTTTCAGTCAATCGTCCAAAATGCCTGAACACTATTGAGTTCAATTATATTATAAAAGATTCTTGTGGAAATGGAAGCTTTTGCAGGCAGCCATTTACATTTAGAGATAATATTAAGCCTACATTCATTCCTGCCAGGGACACCACTCTTTACCTGGATGCAGCTTGTTTTGCTGATACCTCCGCGAATGCACTTGGGATGATTTCAAATCTCAGTGATAATTGTGGCATCGATAGTATGTGGTACAATGATCGAAAAGTAGCGAGTTGCAATATAGCAGCAGGAACACTTCAAAGGATATGGAAAGTCAGGGACAATTGTGGGAATATAGCAGTAGACACACAGTTTGTTCAAATTCTTGACACCATCAGACCTACTATCATGGGCCCTCGTGATACCGCCCTGATGTGTGCTGGCAACATTCCTTTGCCAAACCCAAACCTGATTATAGGCACAGACAATTGTTCTGCTCTTCTGATCAAAACATTTGCCAAAGACTCAGTATCAGACAGCACTTGTCTCAATAAAAAGACCATCATCAGGATCTATAAAGCCTCTGATCAGTGTCTCAATGAGACTACTTTCAGACAAACTATAATCATTAAGGACACAGTACCACCAAATATGGTGTGCCCCCCAGCATTGGGTCTGACTTGTGATAGTGCTATTCCTTCACCTGACCCTGCAAGTGTAACAGCTACAGATAATTGTGATGGAAGTCTCCTTGCAGTTTTTCAAAAAGATTCTGTGGGAATAGCAACTTGTGTAAACAACAAAACTGTATTCAGAATATTTACCGCCACAGATACTTGTCGCAATACGGCCAGATGTGTTCAAATACTCTCTGTAAAAGATACTGTGCCGCCAATATTAACGTGTCCTGTAAATCTAACTATCAGTTGTGCATCTGCCACTCCTGCGCCAAATCCGGGATCTGTGACAAGAAGTGATAATTGTACCGGTACAGTCGTAGTTAGTTTTGCCAAGGATTCTATCACCAACCAACTCTGTTCCAATAAAAAACTTATCCATAGGATATATACTGGTACTGATGAATGTCTGAATATGTCCAGGTGTATTCAGGTAATAAATATTAATGACACGATAGCTCCTTTGATCACCTGCCCGGCAGGCCTAAGTGTCGAGTGCATGTCAGAAATCCCTGTAGTGGATATCGCTACTGTCACTGCTTCAGACAATTGCGGTGCAACTCCTACCATCAGCTTACAGAAAGATTCTATAGTTAATCAATCATGTGTCAATAAAAAAGATATATACCGATTGTACCAGGCAGTAGACTCCTGTTTTAACCTCGTGCGATGTTTGCAGATTATCCATGTCAATGACACCACTCCGCCCACTTTGATAGGTGAATCCAACACAGTGACTTTGGACTGTAATGTCTCGTTTGAAGTGGAGATTCCTACAGCAACGGACAATTGTAATGAGAGCGTCCCTGTCATAACTTCTACAACTACCATAGATAGTCTGTGTCCAGGCACCTATAAAATTGTATGGAGTTTTATTGCCACCGACAGCTGTAATAATTCTGTATCCCGGTCAGATACCCTAAGTTATTTGGACGAAACTCCCCCTACGATAATGTGTCCATCTAACAAACAAATTGAGTGTACGGAAAACCCATATTCTGCACTAGATTCCTTCTTTCTGGCTGGTGGATTTGTTGAAGACTTATGTGGCTTAGATAGTAGTAGCTTCGAGATGTCAGATGAACAAATTGCCATAGTCGATGGATTGATTCAAATCACAAGAACCTATAGCATCACAGATCTGTGTGGGCTGACTGCTTCATGCCAGCAAATCCTCACGACTCCTGGTTGTTTTACTGATCTTGCCCTGAAAAAATATGTCAATGCTCAGACGCCTTATTTTGTACAGCCAGGTGATCAGGTACCGATCTGTGTAGTGATCTACAATCAAGGACTCGTGGCGGTAGATAGCATCAAACTCATCGAATATTTTCCTTCCAAAGCCACACATGTACTATCCGATGGATGGATTGACAATGGCAATGGCACTGCCTGTAGATATCTTTCTCAGGAAAATGGATTGATCCCAATGGGTGGATTTTTGCCCGGTGATACCATACTCTTCTGCTTTGATATTCAGCTAGGCCTTGATGTAACACTGCCTGAGTCCATCAATAGAATTGAAATTAATGAAGTGCGCAATTTAAGTGGCAACCCACTCCCTGACATAGACAGTACACCGGATGATGACCCAAACAATGATAGTGGAGGGGTACCCAATTCACCTGATGACGACAAAATCGATGGTGACAGCAGGTTGGGAGAAGACGAAGATGATTCGGATCCAACTGTGATCTATGTATGCTTTCCACTCAATTGTCTTGCTCAGGCAAATGTATCATTTGATGCTCTGGGACTTATGGGAGAAGCAGGTGAGGCCGGTACATGCACTCATTGTCTTGAAGCCAGCGAAATTCTCAAAGGAAGACTGCTACCAAATGAGTTTTATGAAATTGAGATTTTCAATTCCTTTGGCACCCAACTCCCTTCGAATTGTATCGGCAGAGAATATTTAGGCCAAAGACTCACATACAGCGTAAGCGCCCCAGGATGCTCTAAAAACAAAAACAGTTGTTGGGGTTATATAACTATGGAAGATAAATCACCACCAGTATTAGATTGTTCTGACCAATTTATTTATTGCAATCAAATCACCAGCCTTCCTACTCTACCCAATGCTCCAGATAATTGCAGTGGCGCAGTGCCAGTCATCACAAACAAATCAGAATGGATAGATTATGGCTGCGACAGTGTTTATTACGGAGTTGTAGTGAGGACCATCTCTGCCACAGATACCTGGAATAACCGATCTACCTGCGAAAAGAAATATTACATTAGAAAAATTAATCTTGACTCTGTCATATGCCCGCAGGATGTAGTCCTAGACTGTACATTCAACTCAATCACTGCTGCATCGACGATTCATCCTAATCGTACAGGTACACCAACATATCAGGGTGTCAATCTTTGGCCTTCGGGACCAGCTTGCCATTTATTTATTGATTATACCGATCAGCGCACCAATCTTTGTGGTAAAGGAATAGAAATATTCAGAACCTGGATCATTGGGGATCATTGCACCGGAAGAGAGCGCAAATGTAGCCAGATTATTAAAGTTACTGATCTCACTCCTCCGGTCGTATTCGGACTCAATAGGCATCAGGTTTTAACTGCCGACCCTCACGATTGCATAGGGTTACTCAACCTACCTGCCCTATCTGTATCTGATTGCAACAATACCACCCAATCATTTGTCTATACCTATATTAATCCGGAAAATCCCAATATCAGCGAGACTCAATCCGGTGCACTACCAGCAAAAATAAAAATTCATATTGGATTGAATAACAAAGTGAAGATCCTTATAAAAGATGAATGCACCTTATTTACCCAGGATTCAATATTGGTAGATGTATACGACCGTACGCCTCCTACTCCATTATGTCTTGAATACACCCAGGTTACTTTGGATCCAGATGGATGCTGGGCGCAAGTCGCTGCGAGTTCGCTCGATGTAGGGAGCCACGACAATTGTTGCCAGCAACTTCATTTTGCTGCAGCATTTATGGATGACATAGATAAAGCTAAGACCGATTATCTCGCAAAATTAGAATCAGATTGTGGCAAAACGGAATACTGGAATAATAAAGACTGGTACGATAAATATATTGATGACTGGATCAATTGTTACGTATTTAAAGATACCATCCATCTTGGGGAGTGTGGTACCCGAAGGGTCGTATTAAGAGTATATGAGGCCTGTGACTTGCCTTTATATGACCCACACGTTTTCCCTTGTAGTCCTCATGCCTGGTTTTGTTACAATACTTCCTGGAATTACAGAATACAATTCAACAAAAACTTCAATAAAAAAGACTCCAACAAAGATTGTGGCTTTACCGCACCTTGGGGTTGCAAATCTATTCTGACGGACAGCATAAATGCTTCAACGGTCCATGCTCTGGGGTACTATCAATCATTTCCGCTAGATCGAAATTGTAATTTCTTATTTGGGTCTTATCCTGATTCAATTATTTGCCGGCCTAAACTTTACAATGATTGTATGATTGAGGTTCTGGCAGATGATAAGACTGCCCCTGCATGTGAATCACTGGAAGACATAGAGATATTTTGCGATATGGTCCCCTATAATAAATACAATCAAGCCTGGTCAGCATGTCCTACCAATGAAACCTATGCTTCCTGGCCGTTGGATATCAAACGAAGTGGTGATCCAAAAATCTATGGCTATTATGGAGGTAGTATTATTAGTAATCATGACGATCATAACTCACTCTCACCTGGATGTGGATATAGTAATAAGGAAGGAGATTGGGCGCCCATTTATTGCCGCAAATGGTTAGAGCTGGATACCTTTGATACCGGTCGCAAAGTGGACACCTCTTTGTTCAGCAGACCAGTGATAGTAGATAAAAAACACCTCCGCCGAGCACTGATGTCAAACGAGTTTTACATCAAGGACAACTGTATCGTCGACTCTTTGACTTACAAAGATGACGGTTCTGTCAATACTTGCGGCGAAGGCTGGTTACTACGCACCTGGCGTATAAAAGACAAATGTGGTAACATCACTTATTGCAGCCAAAAAATTATTGTCAAACATCGCAGCGATTTCGAAGTATTGTTCCCAGCAGACAAAGTCATCGACTGCACCAATGCAAATCAAACCGGACCTGACCAGGCAGGCAGACCTGTGATCATGGATGATGATTGTGAGCAAGTGGGTGTCGAGTTCAAAGATGACACATTTGAGGTAGCAGATGATGCTTGTTATAAAATAATCAGGACCTGGACCCTGATCGATGCCTGCATCTACGAGTCCAGTGCCCATGTCAAATATCCGGATGTCATCGTGGATGACAGGCGCCGTGCTGATGAAGCCAATGATGGAAGCGACCGGTATTGCGTATTTAGAAATCTTAAGGATAATGGCGATGGCTTTATGAGATATGTCCAGATAATCAAGGTGATTGATACCATCGCGCCAAAACTGACCTGCAAAGACACTACTATTTGTTTTGATGGGGCAAATTGCTCAGCCATTGTAAATCTTCCACTCAAAGCGACAGATAATTGTGCCACCACGATTTGGTTTGATATCAAAATAGACAAAGATGCCAATGGTACAATAGATGGCATCCTTACGCATGTGGATCACCTCAGTGGCTCCTTTAGTCCTGGTAAGTATGCCATCGAAGTCAAAGGATATGATCATTGTAGTAATGTAGGCACGTGTACATTCACTATGACGATCAAAGATTGCAAAGCCCCGACTCCATACTGTATAAATGGAGTTGCTACCGTGATCATGCCTAGCAGTGGGACTATCGAGGTCTGGGCTTCAGATTTAAATCTGTCCAGTTCGGACAATTGTACTCAAGCTAACAAATTGTTGTATAGCTTTAATCCCGAAGGGACCCTTAAATCGCAGCTATTTAAATGTACAGACCTCATCAATGGTAGATCGGCCACAGTATCGGTAGACATTTGGGTTATAGATGAGGCAGGAAATAAAGATGTGTGCAAGACATATATTTTATTGCAAGACAATGGCAATCCAGGCATTTGCCCGGACAACGAATCAGTACCGTTGTTGATCAACCTTTCTGGCCGTTTAGCCACAGAAGATGGCGAAACCATTGAAAATACTGACCTGGTATTATCCCCTGTCAAGTCAGGTATACCGCTCAAAGTCAATTCAGCCGACGGTCAGTTTCATATCCCTGGAGTGCCCAATACTACTGGAGTCATCCTGGCTCCTCATAAAGACAATGACCCAATGAACGGTGTAAGTACTTTGGACCTAATACTGATAGAGAAACACATCAAAGGTGAACAATTGCTCAACAGCCCCTTCAAAATGGTGGCGGCAGATGTAAACCGAAGTGGCGATATCGATATCATAGACCTCGTAGAACTGCGCAAGTTGATTCTCGGACTATACGACAAACTACCTTCCAGTGAAAGTTGGAGATTTATACCCAAAAACTATACTTTCAAAGATTTGCAACATCCTTTTGACTATCCCATGAGCATGAATATCATCAATGAACCTGATGACCTGGCAGCTGATTTTACCGGCCTCAAAGTAGGTGATGTCAATAGTACAGCGCTTGCACACCGATGGATGGGCACTGAGATTAGAAGTGAAGGTCCAGGCCTGATATTGCAGGCCAAAAATAGCCTGGTCAAAAAAGGCGATTTCATTGACCTCGTCATCACATCTCCTAACTTTAGAGGTATCAGTGGGTTACAAGGCACGCTGCATACCCCGGGGTTACAATTTATCTCACTGGCTGCTGGAGATCTGGATTTGTCCGAAAGCAATATTGGCCATCTCAATGAAGATCTGTTGACGATAAGTTGGCATCATCTGAGGTCTGTGGATCTTCCTGGTGACGGTGCTTTATTCACCTTAAGATTTAAGGCCACGCAGGACCTCAACCTTAGCGAGATGATCTGGATAGGATCTGATCATACAAGAGCAGAGAGTTACCAAGGCATCGGAGAAATTCAAAATCTCAGTCTGGAGTTTACAGATCCTTCAGGTACTTTATTGACCAAAGCGTCAAATCTCTTACAAAATTACCCCAACCCATTCAACAGCCAAACCACCATAGGATTGAGGCTGGAGTCAGAAACAAAAGGAGTGCTCAGCTTATTTGACATCAACGGCAGAGTAATCAAACGAATAGAAAAGACCTGGACCAAAGGATACCAGGAGATCATGATAAAAGACCAGGAAGTACATGCCCCCGGCATTTATTTCTACCAATTTGAAAGCAATATTTTCACCGAAAGGCGAAAAATGATTTTCAAACCCTGA
- a CDS encoding GNAT family N-acetyltransferase gives MNNPYLHTPRLILAPINLAILRALQQGPEAFFDTTSWMLPDRYTEFPESIEYNIELVSSSGQSYPWVGYAVVLKQPAIYIGQGGFKSSPTEDGSIEIGYEIAFEFREKGYADEVIKSLLETAFKEESIQKVIAHTLAEKNPSNHLLIKNGFTFEACIQDEEDGLLWKWTLLKKAYFFKNLS, from the coding sequence ATGAACAATCCATATCTGCATACACCACGCTTGATTCTTGCTCCAATCAATCTGGCTATATTAAGAGCATTACAACAGGGTCCTGAAGCTTTTTTCGACACTACTTCCTGGATGTTACCGGATAGGTATACTGAGTTTCCAGAATCTATAGAATACAATATCGAATTAGTCTCATCCTCTGGCCAATCGTACCCCTGGGTGGGTTATGCTGTGGTCCTCAAACAACCAGCTATCTATATCGGACAGGGCGGTTTTAAGTCATCGCCTACAGAGGACGGCAGCATCGAAATCGGTTATGAAATTGCATTTGAGTTTAGAGAAAAAGGTTATGCAGATGAGGTAATAAAATCATTATTAGAGACCGCGTTCAAAGAAGAAAGTATCCAAAAAGTAATTGCTCATACTTTGGCTGAGAAAAACCCCTCCAATCATCTTTTGATCAAAAATGGTTTTACCTTTGAGGCCTGCATACAGGACGAAGAGGATGGATTATTGTGGAAATGGACTTTATTAAAAAAGGCTTATTTTTTCAAAAACCTATCCTAA
- a CDS encoding bifunctional helix-turn-helix transcriptional regulator/GNAT family N-acetyltransferase: MTPKINSLHHLLRHFADHLIDEEMRIYKEIGIDIPYRWHAILQILHQEGQACSISKLADIQDKTHPDVVYTINQMHSHGLVEEEKDKNDLRKRMVSPSSKALTLIEDLQPSWQAVQDATNQWVSEIAPDLWLNVESLNSSLENKSFFQRIKKEKKKGDLKNVTLENFNATRDSQFLIQKFWSQYKSKYFDNFLMDKYFNDMTAILTKNEGDAYFAFWQDQVVGCIYTLRRSFNYCEIILLWVEESFRRKYIATKLILQAINASKAIGVSTLFVQSHPKLVAANTLFLLMGFSSIEHFPKSSEEIPTMTLRLAKELH, translated from the coding sequence ATGACCCCAAAGATCAATTCGCTGCACCATCTGTTGCGACATTTTGCCGATCACCTGATCGATGAAGAAATGCGCATCTATAAAGAAATTGGCATTGACATCCCCTATCGCTGGCATGCCATTTTACAAATCCTCCATCAGGAAGGCCAGGCATGTTCTATCTCAAAATTGGCAGATATCCAGGATAAAACCCACCCTGATGTAGTGTATACCATCAATCAAATGCACTCCCACGGATTGGTAGAAGAGGAAAAAGACAAAAACGATCTTAGGAAGAGAATGGTTTCTCCATCATCCAAAGCACTGACTCTGATCGAAGACCTCCAGCCTTCCTGGCAGGCTGTTCAGGATGCCACCAACCAATGGGTAAGCGAAATCGCTCCAGATCTATGGCTCAATGTAGAATCATTGAATAGTTCACTAGAAAATAAAAGTTTTTTCCAGAGAATAAAGAAGGAAAAAAAGAAAGGGGATTTAAAGAATGTAACCCTGGAGAATTTTAATGCTACGCGTGATAGCCAGTTTTTAATTCAGAAATTCTGGTCGCAATATAAAAGCAAATATTTTGACAATTTCCTGATGGACAAATATTTCAACGATATGACGGCCATATTGACTAAAAATGAAGGGGATGCTTATTTCGCCTTTTGGCAAGACCAGGTCGTCGGTTGCATTTATACCTTAAGAAGAAGTTTTAATTACTGCGAGATCATTTTACTTTGGGTAGAAGAATCATTCAGGCGAAAGTATATAGCCACCAAACTTATTCTACAGGCTATAAATGCATCCAAAGCCATCGGTGTCAGTACGCTTTTCGTTCAAAGTCATCCTAAGTTAGTGGCTGCCAATACCTTATTTCTACTGATGGGTTTTAGTTCAATTGAACACTTTCCCAAATCCTCCGAAGAAATACCGACTATGACACTTCGATTGGCCAAAGAATTGCATTGA
- a CDS encoding ribonuclease Z: protein MSRFDVLILGNSSALPAYNRHPSAQLINIHEQLLLIDCGEGTQDRLIKHRVKSHKINHIFISHLHGDHYFGLPGLITSLNLTGRKDPLHIYSPPGLDKLIIDIIGLADGHLNFEIFWKNLTGDESMILLDDGVKKIMAFPLKHRIATYGFVIKEAPGKRAFDADKFIELPSYKVINKLKQGLNVLTDDGELFKYEDFTLPPRPSRKYSYCSDTAYEPGLVAYIEGSDTLYHEATYAEIHLEKAKENFHSTAIQAANIALKSKAKKLIIGHFSSRYKSLDMLLEEARSVFAETVLAVEGHWYPV from the coding sequence ATGTCAAGATTTGATGTACTTATACTTGGCAATAGCTCTGCACTTCCTGCTTATAATAGACATCCGTCTGCCCAATTAATCAATATTCACGAGCAATTATTGCTCATAGACTGTGGGGAAGGTACCCAGGATCGGCTGATCAAACATCGGGTAAAATCCCATAAAATCAATCATATCTTCATCTCTCACCTGCATGGGGATCACTATTTTGGTTTGCCCGGATTGATCACTTCACTCAACCTTACCGGAAGAAAAGATCCACTTCATATTTATTCTCCGCCTGGACTTGATAAGCTTATAATTGATATCATAGGATTGGCTGATGGTCATCTTAATTTTGAAATCTTCTGGAAAAATCTCACCGGAGATGAGTCGATGATCTTGCTCGATGACGGGGTAAAAAAAATAATGGCTTTCCCTTTGAAGCACAGAATCGCCACCTATGGATTTGTTATAAAGGAGGCTCCGGGTAAAAGAGCATTCGATGCAGATAAATTTATTGAATTGCCCTCTTACAAAGTTATCAACAAGCTCAAACAAGGCCTGAATGTGTTGACAGATGATGGGGAGCTTTTTAAATATGAAGATTTTACGCTACCACCCAGACCATCAAGGAAGTACAGTTATTGTTCAGACACAGCTTATGAGCCAGGTTTGGTGGCTTATATTGAGGGTAGTGATACCTTATATCATGAAGCTACTTATGCTGAGATACACTTAGAGAAAGCAAAGGAGAACTTTCACAGTACTGCCATTCAGGCAGCTAACATAGCACTGAAGTCGAAAGCTAAAAAGCTAATCATAGGCCATTTTTCATCCCGATACAAGTCTCTTGACATGTTATTGGAGGAAGCACGGTCGGTATTTGCTGAAACTGTACTCGCAGTGGAAGGACATTGGTATCCTGTCTAG
- a CDS encoding STAS domain-containing protein, with protein sequence MKYSIDKEDRYAIFRLNEENLNSLIAPDLKSEFIFLRNEGVRNLILDLNHVKYVDSSGLSSILTANRLWKDFGSFIITGIVHPPVQKLIQISRLETILTILPTTQESIEYAMMEDLQKELEQGSEE encoded by the coding sequence ATGAAATACTCAATAGATAAGGAAGACAGATACGCGATTTTTAGGTTGAATGAGGAGAATCTCAACTCCCTGATAGCTCCTGATTTAAAATCGGAGTTCATTTTTTTGAGAAATGAGGGTGTCAGAAATCTAATATTGGATCTCAATCATGTGAAGTATGTGGACTCTTCCGGATTGTCCTCCATTCTCACTGCCAATAGGTTGTGGAAAGATTTTGGATCATTTATTATCACTGGTATTGTGCATCCTCCTGTACAAAAGCTCATTCAGATTTCTCGCTTAGAAACTATCCTGACAATATTACCGACTACTCAGGAATCCATAGAATATGCTATGATGGAAGATCTGCAAAAAGAGCTAGAGCAGGGTAGTGAAGAATAA